One window of the Methyloceanibacter stevinii genome contains the following:
- the queE gene encoding 7-carboxy-7-deazaguanine synthase, producing MASWTWGLSQGRFAPTYPLMYAVKEIYYTLQGEGAQAGRPAVFCRFAGCNLWSGREKDRADAICRFCDTEFVGTDGPGGGRFETAEDVVQACRAAWKGNSGAAEFVVLTGGEPMLQVDEALIDAFHQAGFETAIETNGTLPVLDEIDWICVSPKAGAPIRQRSGDELKLVYPQPDMEPEDVLGLSFTHFLLQPLDDRSGGTTNLEAALDYCLRHPQWRLSLQTHKILGLP from the coding sequence ATGGCGAGTTGGACATGGGGCTTGTCTCAAGGGCGTTTTGCGCCCACTTACCCGCTCATGTATGCGGTCAAGGAAATCTACTACACGCTGCAGGGCGAAGGGGCGCAGGCCGGCCGTCCGGCCGTTTTCTGCCGTTTTGCGGGCTGTAACCTGTGGTCGGGGCGGGAGAAAGACCGCGCGGACGCCATTTGTCGTTTCTGCGATACGGAATTCGTCGGAACCGACGGGCCCGGCGGCGGACGGTTCGAAACGGCGGAAGACGTTGTCCAAGCGTGCCGGGCAGCCTGGAAGGGCAACTCGGGCGCCGCCGAATTTGTGGTTCTCACGGGCGGTGAGCCGATGCTGCAGGTCGACGAGGCCTTGATCGACGCCTTCCACCAAGCCGGTTTCGAGACCGCCATCGAGACGAACGGCACCCTTCCCGTCCTCGACGAGATCGATTGGATCTGCGTCAGTCCGAAGGCAGGGGCTCCGATCCGACAGCGCTCCGGCGATGAGTTGAAGCTCGTCTATCCGCAGCCGGATATGGAGCCTGAGGACGTGCTCGGCCTCTCCTTCACGCACTTCCTGCTGCAACCGCTCGACGACCGGTCGGGCGGGACGACGAATTTGGAAGCGGCGCTGGACTACTGTCTGCGACACCCGCAGTGGCGTTTGAGCCTGCAAACCCATAAAATCCTGGGATTGCCTTAG
- a CDS encoding AraC family transcriptional regulator, whose protein sequence is MSTNQSELASLIDRSAKTDGVHATAVPRLSVIRSSRPTLPLHAVYEPAVCIIAQGSKHAILGDAVYVYDQDKYLVISVGVPVVGQVTEASEAKPYLCVKFDLDVATLGMLLLDTRPEPDSGEPAPALGLSKVTPELTDAVIRLMRLLDTPQDIPVLAPLFERELLFRLLQGDQAAKLREIALGDSRLQQVGRAIDYIKRNYREPFRVEDLADVARMSASALHSHFKAVTAMSPLQYQKQMRLQEARRLMLQGLCDAAAASHNVGYASPSQFSREYRRLFGLPPQRDIARLKDVPGGFVAA, encoded by the coding sequence ATGAGCACGAACCAGTCCGAACTCGCCAGCCTGATTGACCGATCCGCCAAGACGGACGGTGTCCACGCGACCGCCGTGCCCCGGCTGTCCGTGATCCGGAGCTCGCGCCCGACGCTACCCTTGCATGCGGTCTACGAGCCTGCGGTCTGCATCATTGCCCAGGGAAGCAAGCACGCCATTCTGGGCGACGCCGTCTATGTCTACGACCAGGACAAGTACCTCGTGATTTCGGTCGGCGTCCCCGTGGTCGGCCAGGTCACTGAGGCGTCCGAAGCAAAGCCCTATCTATGCGTCAAGTTCGATCTGGACGTGGCGACTCTCGGGATGCTGCTGCTCGATACGCGTCCGGAGCCGGACAGCGGCGAGCCGGCCCCGGCGCTTGGCCTCAGCAAGGTCACACCCGAGTTGACGGACGCAGTGATCCGTCTGATGCGCCTACTCGATACGCCTCAAGACATTCCCGTCTTGGCGCCGCTGTTCGAACGCGAGTTGCTGTTCCGTTTGCTGCAAGGCGATCAGGCGGCGAAGCTTCGCGAGATCGCGCTGGGCGACAGCCGCCTGCAGCAGGTCGGCCGCGCCATTGACTACATCAAGCGCAACTACCGCGAGCCGTTCCGGGTCGAGGATCTGGCCGACGTAGCGCGGATGAGCGCGTCGGCGCTCCACAGCCACTTCAAGGCGGTGACCGCCATGAGCCCGCTGCAATACCAGAAGCAGATGCGGCTTCAGGAGGCGCGGCGGCTGATGCTCCAAGGCCTGTGCGATGCCGCGGCTGCAAGCCATAACGTCGGCTATGCCAGCCCATCGCAGTTCAGCCGCGAGTACCGCCGCCTGTTCGGTCTGCCGCCGCAACGCGATATCGCCCGCCTGAAAGACGTTCCAGGCGGGTTCGTCGCCGCCTGA
- the eno gene encoding phosphopyruvate hydratase, with protein sequence MAAIATIVGREILDSRGNPTVEVDVVLEDGHHGRAAVPSGASTGAHEAHELRDGGPRYGGKGVRKAVEAVNGEIRKALDGFDADDQRGLDQLLCDLDGTENKKRLGANAILGVSLAAAKAAAAASEKPLYAYLGGDDANLLPVPMMNIVNGGMHADNPIDFQEFMIVPVGAPSIAEAVRMGAEVFHTLKKGLHDAGFGTAVGDEGGFAPNIESTRAALDFVMKAIETAGYHPGTDMYLALDVAATEFFKDGQYVLAGENRTLSSEEMAAYLADLASNYPIFSIEDGMSEDDWDGWRTLTEAIGDRVQLVGDDLFVTNVTRLKEGIDKHIANAILIKVNQIGTLSETLDAVNMAHAANYNAVMSHRSGETEDATIADLAVATNCGQIKTGSLARSDRVAKYNQLIRIEEELGPKARYAGTTILKA encoded by the coding sequence ATGGCAGCCATCGCCACCATTGTCGGCAGAGAAATCCTTGATAGCCGCGGCAACCCGACCGTTGAAGTCGATGTCGTCCTCGAGGACGGCCATCACGGCCGGGCCGCCGTTCCGTCGGGCGCATCGACCGGCGCTCACGAAGCCCACGAGCTGCGCGACGGCGGGCCCCGGTATGGCGGCAAGGGCGTGAGAAAGGCGGTCGAGGCGGTCAACGGCGAAATCCGGAAGGCGCTGGACGGTTTCGACGCCGACGACCAGCGCGGCCTCGACCAATTGTTGTGCGACCTCGACGGAACCGAGAACAAGAAGCGGCTCGGCGCCAACGCCATTCTCGGCGTTTCCCTGGCTGCGGCGAAGGCCGCCGCAGCTGCCAGCGAGAAGCCGCTCTACGCCTATCTCGGAGGGGACGACGCAAACCTGCTGCCCGTGCCGATGATGAACATCGTCAATGGCGGCATGCACGCGGACAATCCCATCGACTTTCAGGAATTCATGATCGTTCCCGTCGGCGCGCCCAGCATCGCCGAGGCCGTCCGCATGGGCGCCGAGGTGTTCCACACGCTGAAGAAGGGCCTTCACGACGCGGGCTTCGGCACGGCCGTGGGCGACGAGGGCGGCTTCGCGCCCAATATCGAATCCACGCGCGCCGCGCTCGACTTCGTCATGAAGGCAATCGAGACCGCCGGCTACCATCCGGGCACGGACATGTATCTCGCCCTCGACGTGGCGGCGACCGAGTTCTTCAAGGACGGGCAATACGTGCTGGCGGGCGAGAACCGTACGCTCTCCTCCGAGGAGATGGCGGCCTATCTCGCCGACCTTGCCTCCAACTATCCGATCTTCTCCATCGAGGACGGCATGTCGGAAGACGATTGGGACGGCTGGCGCACGCTGACCGAAGCAATTGGCGACCGCGTCCAGCTCGTGGGCGACGATCTTTTCGTCACGAACGTTACGCGGCTAAAAGAGGGCATCGACAAGCACATCGCCAACGCCATCCTCATCAAGGTCAACCAGATCGGCACGCTGTCGGAGACACTGGATGCGGTGAATATGGCACACGCTGCTAACTACAATGCCGTCATGTCGCACCGGTCAGGCGAAACCGAGGACGCCACGATCGCCGATCTCGCCGTCGCGACCAATTGCGGACAGATCAAGACGGGCTCGCTCGCGCGGTCCGACCGGGTCGCCAAGTACAACCAGCTCATCCGTATCGAGGAGGAGCTTGGCCCCAAGGCGCGCTACGCCGGGACGACGATCCTGAAGGCCTAA
- a CDS encoding FtsB family cell division protein has translation MRFRAFIFPLLALGAGGYFGYHLQNGDHGLAAKTDLQRRAAVLEGELEGLREVRQRIERDVALLEPDSLDPDMLDERARAILNLAHPSDLVMMNRRPPDPTGPLIKR, from the coding sequence ATGCGGTTCAGGGCGTTCATATTCCCGCTTCTGGCTTTGGGAGCGGGCGGCTATTTCGGCTACCATCTGCAAAATGGCGATCACGGGCTGGCGGCGAAGACCGACCTGCAGCGTCGTGCCGCCGTGCTGGAAGGGGAGCTCGAAGGGCTGCGCGAGGTCCGGCAGCGGATCGAACGGGACGTAGCGCTTCTGGAGCCCGACAGCCTCGATCCGGACATGCTGGACGAGCGAGCCCGCGCCATTCTCAACCTGGCGCACCCGAGCGACCTCGTCATGATGAACAGGCGACCGCCCGATCCCACGGGACCGCTGATCAAGCGCTGA
- the pdhA gene encoding pyruvate dehydrogenase (acetyl-transferring) E1 component subunit alpha: MTPGAANFWMDQKPSESPNEPTLPAGSNLTPDEYLTAYRKMLLVRRFEEKAGQLYGMGYIGGFCHLYIGQEAVVTGMMMAKRDGDQVITSYRDHGHMLATGMDPKGVMAELTGRQSGYSKGKGGSMHMFSVEKGFYGGHGIVGTPAPLGSGIAFANKYRRNDNVCLTFFGEGAANQGQVYESFNMASLWKLPVLYIIENNHYAMGTSVERASAQAQDLHHRGLAFGIPGREVDGMDVAAVKEAGEKALAHIRAGNGPMILEMLTYRYRGHSMSDPAKYRTREEVQDMRQHHDPIELVHKRLTDLGRPEDEMKAIDKEIRAIVNEAAQFAQDEPEPDASELWTDVVATKG; this comes from the coding sequence CTGACGCCTGGAGCGGCCAATTTCTGGATGGACCAGAAGCCCTCCGAGAGCCCCAATGAGCCAACGCTTCCGGCCGGCTCCAATCTCACGCCCGACGAGTACCTCACTGCCTACCGCAAGATGCTTCTCGTCCGCCGCTTCGAGGAGAAGGCCGGACAGCTCTACGGCATGGGCTATATCGGCGGCTTCTGCCATCTCTATATCGGCCAGGAAGCCGTGGTCACCGGCATGATGATGGCCAAGCGCGACGGCGACCAGGTCATCACCTCTTATCGCGACCACGGCCACATGCTGGCCACGGGCATGGACCCTAAGGGCGTCATGGCCGAGCTCACGGGACGGCAGAGCGGCTACTCCAAAGGCAAGGGCGGCTCGATGCACATGTTCTCCGTGGAGAAGGGCTTCTACGGCGGCCACGGCATCGTCGGCACGCCGGCGCCGCTCGGTTCGGGCATCGCCTTCGCCAACAAGTACCGCCGCAACGACAATGTGTGCCTGACCTTCTTCGGCGAGGGCGCGGCCAACCAGGGCCAGGTCTACGAGAGCTTCAACATGGCCTCGCTGTGGAAGCTCCCGGTGCTCTACATCATCGAGAACAATCACTACGCCATGGGCACGTCCGTCGAACGCGCCTCGGCCCAAGCCCAAGACCTCCATCATCGCGGGCTCGCCTTCGGCATTCCGGGACGCGAAGTCGACGGCATGGACGTGGCGGCGGTGAAGGAGGCCGGCGAGAAGGCGCTAGCCCATATCCGCGCCGGCAACGGCCCTATGATCCTGGAAATGCTGACCTATCGCTATCGCGGTCACTCGATGTCGGATCCGGCGAAATACCGGACACGCGAGGAGGTCCAGGACATGCGTCAGCACCACGATCCGATCGAGCTCGTCCACAAACGCCTCACCGACCTCGGCCGTCCCGAAGACGAGATGAAAGCGATCGACAAGGAGATCCGGGCCATCGTCAACGAGGCCGCGCAGTTCGCACAGGACGAGCCGGAGCCGGACGCTAGCGAGCTTTGGACCGACGTCGTGGCGACGAAAGGCTAG
- a CDS encoding pyruvate dehydrogenase complex E1 component subunit beta, producing MPTDILMPALSPTMEEGTLAKWHVKEGDAVQTGNVIAEIETDKATMEVEAIEDGVIQSILVSEGTEHVPVNQPIAVLQLEDDEAPAEGGPAAVAPPPASEPAQPEPAAPEAQEPPPDFGETEPAVEIAPAGPQAAPPEPAPEPDIPPGTETVDMTVREALRDAMAEEMRRDPDVFVMGEEVAEYQGAYKVTQGCLEEFGDRRVIDTPITEYGFAGIGVGAAFAGLRPIVEFMTWNFALQAIDHIINSAAKTLYMSGGQMHCPIVFRGPNGAAARVAAQHSQDFSAIYAQVPGLKVIAPYSASDAKGLLKAAIRENSPVVFLENEILYGQTFPVPKLDDFVLPIGKARIARPGRDVTLVSYSRGLAYTIEAAERLAEEGIEAEVIDLRTLRPLDIDTVLASVRKTNRIVTIEEGWPICSVGTEICAQVTAGAFDYLDAPPLKITGADVPMPYAANLEKLALPSVDLVVSAAKSVCYREDAA from the coding sequence ATGCCTACCGACATTCTCATGCCCGCACTGTCGCCTACGATGGAGGAGGGCACGCTCGCCAAATGGCACGTCAAGGAGGGCGACGCCGTCCAGACCGGCAATGTGATCGCCGAAATCGAGACCGACAAGGCGACGATGGAGGTGGAAGCCATCGAGGACGGCGTCATCCAGTCGATCCTCGTGTCGGAAGGCACCGAGCATGTGCCGGTCAATCAACCCATCGCCGTGCTGCAATTGGAGGACGACGAAGCCCCGGCGGAAGGCGGGCCTGCTGCCGTCGCGCCGCCACCCGCTTCCGAGCCGGCACAGCCTGAACCCGCGGCACCTGAAGCACAGGAGCCGCCACCGGACTTTGGCGAAACCGAGCCTGCGGTGGAGATCGCTCCCGCAGGCCCGCAAGCGGCGCCGCCCGAGCCTGCGCCTGAACCCGATATCCCGCCCGGCACCGAGACTGTCGACATGACCGTGCGCGAAGCCTTGCGCGACGCCATGGCTGAGGAGATGCGCCGCGACCCCGACGTGTTCGTCATGGGCGAGGAGGTGGCCGAGTATCAGGGCGCCTACAAAGTCACCCAGGGCTGCCTGGAGGAATTCGGAGACCGCCGCGTCATCGATACGCCGATCACGGAGTATGGCTTTGCTGGCATCGGTGTGGGCGCGGCCTTCGCGGGGCTCCGGCCGATCGTCGAGTTCATGACCTGGAACTTCGCCCTGCAGGCCATCGACCACATCATCAACTCCGCCGCCAAGACGCTCTACATGTCGGGCGGACAGATGCACTGTCCGATCGTGTTTCGCGGCCCCAACGGGGCGGCTGCCCGCGTCGCGGCCCAGCACAGCCAGGACTTTTCCGCTATCTACGCCCAAGTCCCCGGACTGAAAGTCATCGCACCATACAGCGCTTCCGATGCGAAGGGGCTGTTGAAAGCGGCGATCCGCGAGAACAGCCCCGTGGTGTTCCTGGAGAACGAAATTCTCTACGGCCAGACCTTCCCGGTTCCCAAACTCGACGACTTCGTTCTGCCGATCGGCAAGGCGCGCATTGCACGGCCAGGGCGCGACGTGACGCTCGTCTCCTATTCGCGCGGCCTCGCCTACACGATCGAAGCGGCCGAACGGTTGGCGGAGGAGGGGATCGAGGCGGAGGTCATCGACCTGCGCACCTTGCGGCCGCTCGATATCGACACAGTGCTGGCGTCGGTGCGGAAGACCAACCGCATCGTGACCATCGAGGAAGGCTGGCCCATCTGTTCCGTGGGCACCGAGATTTGCGCGCAAGTAACAGCAGGCGCTTTCGACTACCTCGACGCGCCGCCGCTGAAGATCACGGGCGCCGACGTTCCCATGCCGTACGCCGCCAATCTCGAGAAGCTCGCGCTGCCCTCAGTGGACCTTGTCGTCAGTGCGGCCAAATCTGTTTGCTACCGTGAGGATGCCGCATGA
- a CDS encoding DUF6980 family protein, giving the protein MTDFWLTDEEMDKEIEANRAVCQRLDDYDRDEDGWEEIWEGLFAILVEHMDEVREVFDLDPRRSELFSEFPDLLWAACDPQQPIIYSPVFREFGMPVFDGGPAMTTLRYDPWTGKALPPSVRDAFFEEAEKILGHEVGVLDEELDTLPEAYQRETWWIEKGL; this is encoded by the coding sequence ATGACGGACTTTTGGCTGACCGACGAGGAAATGGACAAGGAAATCGAGGCCAACCGGGCGGTGTGCCAGCGGCTCGACGACTATGACCGGGACGAGGACGGCTGGGAGGAAATCTGGGAGGGCCTCTTCGCGATCCTGGTCGAGCATATGGACGAAGTCCGCGAAGTGTTCGACCTCGATCCGCGCAGGTCGGAACTCTTTTCCGAGTTCCCGGATCTTCTCTGGGCGGCCTGCGACCCGCAGCAGCCCATCATCTACTCGCCCGTGTTCCGCGAATTCGGCATGCCTGTGTTCGACGGCGGGCCGGCCATGACCACGCTGCGCTACGATCCGTGGACAGGCAAGGCGCTTCCACCGTCCGTGCGCGATGCCTTCTTCGAAGAGGCCGAGAAGATCCTGGGCCATGAGGTCGGCGTGCTTGATGAGGAACTCGATACGCTGCCCGAGGCTTATCAGCGTGAGACTTGGTGGATCGAGAAGGGACTTTGA
- a CDS encoding dihydrolipoamide acetyltransferase family protein, with translation MNVPVGHNGPHESSAEHVMDRIAEQILGSTQDGTAGAGRLFASPLARRIARDRGIDLAALTGSGPHGRIVLSDVERALAEPQPPKATPAEGAPPAEPEAPIHGELMRAPSTPPASVPGMAQPMPDKQILALYEPGRYEVVPHDTMRRFIADRLTLAKQTIPHFYLNIECELDALLAARERLNGMAPHEGPRAFKLSVNDFIIKAMAMALQTVPAANATWTEQGILRHRPSDIAVAVALEGGGLYTPVIRDAELKSLSEISNEMRDLASRARSKRLAPHEYQGGATSISNLGMFGIDNFDAVINPPHSSILAVGRAEKKPIVKDDAIKIATMMGVTLSCDHRVIDGALGAELLAAFKAYLEDPVTMLV, from the coding sequence ATGAACGTCCCCGTGGGTCACAATGGTCCGCACGAGAGCTCTGCTGAGCATGTGATGGACCGGATCGCGGAGCAAATTCTGGGAAGCACGCAAGACGGAACCGCCGGCGCAGGACGCCTGTTCGCCTCTCCGCTGGCACGGCGCATCGCTCGCGATCGCGGCATCGACCTTGCCGCGCTGACGGGCTCCGGCCCCCATGGCCGCATCGTCCTGTCCGACGTGGAACGCGCCTTGGCGGAGCCGCAGCCGCCGAAGGCCACTCCAGCCGAAGGCGCACCCCCAGCTGAGCCTGAAGCACCCATCCACGGCGAACTGATGCGGGCGCCGTCGACACCGCCCGCATCGGTCCCCGGCATGGCGCAACCCATGCCGGACAAGCAGATTCTCGCGCTCTATGAGCCCGGACGCTACGAAGTCGTGCCCCACGACACGATGCGCCGCTTCATTGCGGACCGTCTGACACTTGCCAAGCAGACGATCCCGCATTTCTATCTCAACATCGAATGCGAACTCGATGCGTTGCTGGCCGCCCGCGAGCGGTTGAACGGCATGGCGCCGCATGAGGGGCCCCGCGCCTTCAAGCTCTCGGTGAACGACTTCATCATCAAGGCCATGGCCATGGCGCTGCAGACCGTGCCGGCCGCGAACGCGACCTGGACGGAGCAGGGCATATTGCGCCATCGCCCGTCCGACATCGCCGTGGCGGTGGCGCTCGAAGGCGGCGGGCTCTACACGCCGGTGATCCGCGATGCCGAACTCAAGAGCCTGTCGGAGATCTCCAACGAAATGCGCGATCTCGCCTCCCGCGCCCGCTCCAAACGTCTCGCCCCACACGAATATCAGGGCGGCGCGACATCGATCTCCAATCTTGGCATGTTCGGCATCGACAACTTCGATGCGGTCATCAACCCGCCGCACAGTTCGATCCTTGCCGTGGGGCGCGCGGAGAAGAAGCCTATCGTCAAGGACGACGCCATCAAGATCGCCACCATGATGGGCGTGACGCTGTCGTGCGATCATCGGGTCATTGACGGTGCGCTTGGCGCGGAGCTCCTTGCCGCCTTCAAGGCCTATCTCGAAGACCCCGTGACGATGCTGGTCTAG
- a CDS encoding GNAT family N-acetyltransferase, translating to MALEPTFRPATLADAAALAVLVDIAANGLANQIWLDQAGPGQSALEVGRQSVRRPEDVDSYRNATIAMMGPEIAACVIGGLPESLYDASRLDEKPDMFRPVARLAVQAPGTWFIDVIASFAEFRGYGLGSKLLALAASKAEEAGPAGNSLVVGSWNTGAERLYRRCGFLPVAREPAILPESYPQSGDWILMQRPLP from the coding sequence ATGGCGCTCGAACCCACATTCCGCCCGGCGACACTCGCAGACGCCGCCGCGCTGGCCGTGCTCGTCGATATCGCAGCCAATGGCCTGGCGAACCAAATTTGGCTCGATCAGGCCGGTCCCGGTCAATCGGCGCTCGAAGTGGGGCGCCAATCCGTGCGACGGCCCGAGGACGTGGATTCCTATCGCAATGCGACAATCGCCATGATGGGCCCGGAGATCGCCGCATGCGTGATCGGCGGACTGCCGGAAAGCCTCTACGACGCGTCCCGACTGGACGAGAAGCCTGACATGTTTCGCCCGGTCGCCCGGCTCGCGGTGCAAGCGCCGGGGACTTGGTTCATCGACGTCATTGCCAGTTTCGCCGAGTTCCGGGGCTACGGTCTCGGGTCGAAGCTTCTTGCACTTGCGGCCTCGAAGGCAGAGGAGGCCGGTCCTGCAGGCAACAGTCTCGTCGTCGGCAGTTGGAACACAGGCGCCGAACGTCTGTATAGACGCTGCGGATTTCTACCGGTGGCACGGGAGCCGGCAATCCTGCCGGAGTCGTACCCGCAATCTGGAGACTGGATCTTGATGCAAAGGCCGCTGCCGTGA
- a CDS encoding GNAT family N-acetyltransferase has translation MTTTPTFRPATLADAAALAVLVDIAGEGAPNRLWLDIAGPGHSALEVGRERARREEGGFSYRHTTIAEIDDEIVACLIGYRLDDPYDLSGVDELPAMFQPLLRLEAQAPGTWYVHVLATFTEHHRQGLGMKLLDVANERARETDAPAASIIVGSWNEGAGRLYRRAGYEQIASERAVLPPDLPQSGDWILMTRPVTTGALS, from the coding sequence GTGACGACGACGCCGACATTCCGCCCGGCGACGCTCGCGGATGCCGCGGCGTTGGCCGTGCTCGTGGACATCGCGGGCGAGGGCGCGCCGAACCGGCTCTGGCTCGATATAGCCGGCCCTGGCCATTCCGCACTCGAGGTGGGGCGCGAACGCGCGCGCCGGGAGGAGGGCGGCTTCTCCTATCGCCACACCACGATTGCCGAGATCGACGATGAGATCGTTGCATGTCTCATCGGCTACCGGCTGGACGACCCGTACGACCTCTCCGGCGTCGACGAACTGCCCGCCATGTTTCAACCGCTCCTTCGTCTCGAAGCCCAAGCCCCCGGCACATGGTATGTGCACGTATTGGCGACGTTTACGGAGCACCACAGACAGGGTCTCGGCATGAAGCTTCTCGATGTCGCGAACGAGCGGGCGCGTGAAACCGACGCGCCGGCCGCGAGCATTATCGTGGGCAGCTGGAACGAGGGGGCAGGGCGGCTCTACCGGCGAGCTGGATACGAGCAGATCGCAAGTGAACGTGCCGTGCTTCCGCCTGACCTGCCGCAATCGGGAGACTGGATCTTGATGACACGGCCAGTGACGACGGGGGCGCTCTCATGA
- the lpdA gene encoding dihydrolipoyl dehydrogenase: MTSGTEFDLVVIGGGPGGYVAAIRAAQLGMRTAVIEREHLGGICLNWGCIPTKALLRTSELYRQIKEAEAFGLRVDGLGFDFGRLIQRSRNVADKLSRGVAFLMKKNKIAVFDATGRLEGPGRVALTTKDGTILPSVTAKHIVIATGARARSLPGLEPDGLRIWTYKEAMVPPRLPQSLLVIGSGAIGIEFASFYRALGVEVTVVEVQDRILPVEDEEISKLAHMAFTKQGIAIHTGTAVENLHPTDAGGVSARLRSADGNTTDVAAERVILAVGITGNVEGLGLEQSGVTVDRGHIVIDEWCRTGAPGIYAIGDVVGPPWLAHKAMHEGVLCVEKIAGIEGVHPLDPRNVPGCTYCTPQIASLGLTEAAAREAGYELKVGRYPYSANGKAIALGETDGLIKTIFDAKTGALLGAHMIGAEVTELIQGFAIGKTLETTEAELMTTIFPHPTLSEMMHESVLDAFGRALHI, encoded by the coding sequence ATGACCTCCGGCACGGAATTCGATCTCGTCGTCATCGGCGGCGGACCCGGCGGCTACGTAGCGGCGATCCGCGCCGCCCAGCTCGGCATGCGCACGGCCGTCATCGAGCGGGAGCACCTCGGCGGCATTTGCCTGAACTGGGGATGCATCCCCACGAAGGCGCTGCTGCGGACCTCGGAGCTCTACCGGCAGATCAAGGAGGCCGAGGCGTTCGGCCTGCGTGTCGACGGGCTCGGCTTCGATTTCGGCCGGCTCATCCAGCGCAGCCGCAACGTGGCCGACAAGCTCTCCCGCGGCGTCGCTTTTCTGATGAAGAAGAACAAGATCGCCGTGTTCGATGCAACTGGACGCCTCGAAGGTCCCGGACGCGTCGCCCTGACAACGAAGGACGGCACCATCCTGCCGTCGGTCACGGCGAAACACATCGTCATCGCGACCGGCGCGCGGGCCCGCAGCCTTCCCGGTCTTGAGCCCGACGGGCTCCGCATCTGGACCTACAAGGAAGCGATGGTACCGCCGCGTCTGCCGCAATCGCTTCTCGTCATCGGCTCGGGCGCGATCGGCATCGAGTTCGCGAGCTTCTATCGGGCGCTCGGCGTCGAGGTGACGGTCGTCGAAGTCCAGGATCGAATTCTGCCGGTGGAGGACGAGGAGATCTCGAAGCTCGCCCATATGGCTTTCACCAAACAGGGCATCGCGATCCATACCGGCACGGCCGTTGAGAACCTGCACCCTACTGACGCGGGCGGTGTCTCAGCCCGGCTGCGCAGCGCCGACGGCAACACCACCGACGTCGCCGCCGAGCGCGTCATTCTCGCGGTCGGCATCACCGGCAACGTCGAAGGCCTCGGCCTCGAGCAGTCTGGCGTGACGGTCGACCGGGGGCACATCGTCATCGACGAATGGTGCCGCACGGGTGCGCCAGGGATCTATGCCATTGGAGACGTGGTCGGACCGCCATGGCTCGCCCACAAAGCCATGCACGAAGGCGTCCTCTGCGTGGAGAAGATCGCGGGCATCGAAGGCGTCCATCCGCTCGACCCGCGCAACGTGCCGGGCTGCACCTATTGCACGCCGCAGATCGCGAGCCTCGGCCTGACCGAAGCCGCTGCGCGCGAGGCGGGTTACGAGCTCAAGGTCGGGCGCTATCCGTACTCCGCCAACGGCAAGGCCATTGCGCTCGGCGAGACCGACGGTCTCATCAAGACGATTTTCGACGCCAAGACCGGCGCTCTACTCGGCGCGCACATGATCGGCGCCGAAGTCACGGAACTGATTCAAGGATTTGCCATCGGCAAGACGCTCGAAACGACCGAGGCCGAACTCATGACCACGATCTTTCCTCATCCGACATTATCGGAGATGATGCATGAGTCGGTTCTGGACGCGTTCGGGCGTGCCTTGCACATTTGA
- a CDS encoding GlsB/YeaQ/YmgE family stress response membrane protein produces the protein MSLIIFLVVGLIAGVLGSYLMGRKNDLLTNLLIGVVGAVVGGLLGGFVGITASNLLGQVIIATAGAVLCIWLWQRMR, from the coding sequence ATGTCGCTCATTATCTTCCTTGTGGTCGGCCTGATCGCCGGCGTACTCGGCTCATACCTGATGGGGCGGAAGAACGATCTTCTCACCAATCTCCTGATCGGCGTCGTCGGTGCTGTCGTAGGCGGCCTGCTGGGCGGCTTCGTCGGCATCACCGCCTCGAACCTCCTCGGCCAGGTCATCATCGCAACCGCAGGCGCGGTTCTGTGTATTTGGCTTTGGCAGCGGATGCGCTAG
- a CDS encoding GlsB/YeaQ/YmgE family stress response membrane protein → MEAHGLFSMPGVGFIGLIIIGILAGYIAEKITASDHGLFTNFLVGIAGSFLGGTLARIIGVEFYGWVGNLIVASIGAVIVIWLWRKINP, encoded by the coding sequence ATGGAAGCTCACGGTTTGTTTTCGATGCCGGGTGTCGGCTTTATCGGCCTGATCATCATCGGCATCTTGGCCGGTTACATCGCCGAGAAGATCACCGCCAGCGACCACGGCCTGTTCACCAACTTCCTGGTCGGCATCGCCGGCTCGTTTCTCGGCGGCACGCTCGCGCGCATCATCGGCGTCGAGTTCTACGGCTGGGTGGGCAACCTGATCGTGGCCTCGATCGGTGCCGTCATCGTCATTTGGCTTTGGCGCAAGATCAACCCATAG